A stretch of the Denticeps clupeoides chromosome 6, fDenClu1.1, whole genome shotgun sequence genome encodes the following:
- the picalma gene encoding phosphatidylinositol binding clathrin assembly protein a isoform X7 — protein sequence MSGQSITDRITAAQHSVTGSAVSKTVCKATTHEIMGPKKKHLDYLIQCTNEMNVNIPQLADTLFERTTNTSWVVVFKSLITTHHLMVYGNERFIQYLASRNTLFNLSNFLDKSGLQGYDMSTFIRRYSRYLNEKAVSYRQVAFDFTKVKRGTDGVMRTMNTEKLLKTIPIIQNQMDALLDFNVNANELTNGVINAAFMLLFKDAIRLFAAYNEGIINLLEKYFDMKKTQCKDGLDIYKKFLTRMTRISEFLKVAEQVGIDRGDIPDLSQFTVCAPSSLLDALEQHLASLEGKKVKDSTAASRASTLSNAVSSLASTGISFTKVDEREKQAALEEEQARLKALKEQRLKELSKKPPSSATTAASPVSTAGGSISTAPAIDLFSTPSSNSTLKIQNDLLDLQPTLQPAFQPTLPLSTTWGDPFSSSEAVDDSIPNLNPFLTKAVVDAAHLPVVSSDAVSFSSRTPSHEMFGDHYNPFIDSSSSVAPNHEHTGRIEQFVTDSFCGPAPYPNTLLFHSEPSTVAGLFGGFSASPAPQPQTSRGLNVDFDSVFGNKSTSANSSDSADDVLGGILKPTVASPNQGQPPSTVLSGKLVSDDLDSSLANLVGNLGIGNGTTKNDIHWSQPGEKKLTGGSNWQPKTAPTTTWNPATMAPSVMAFPATTPTGMMAYGMPPQMGSVAMMTQPTMMYTQPVMRPANPFGPVSGAQMQFM from the exons ATGTCTGGACAAAGCATCACGGACCGGATAACGGCAGCCCAGCACAGCGTTACCGGCTCCGCAGTCTCCAAGACGGTGTGCAAAGCCACCACGCACGAAATCATGGGGCCGAAGAAGAAACACTTGGACT ACCTGATCCAGTGCACCAATGAGATGAACGTCAACATCCCGCAGCTGGCTGACACGCTGTTTGAGAGGACCACCAACACCAGCTGGGTGGTGGTCTTCAAATCCCTCATTACTACACACCACCTAATGGTCTATGGAAACGAG CGTTTTATACAGTATTTGGCCTCCAGAAACACATTATTCAACCTCAGTAATTTCTTGGACAAAAGTGGTCTTCAAG GATACGACATGTCGACCTTCATTAGGAGGTATAGCCGCTACCTCAATGAAAAGGCGGTGTCATACAGACAAGTGGCTTTTGACTTcacaaaagtaaaaagagg GACTGATGGGGTGATGAGAACGATGAACACTGAGAAGCTCCTGAAAACCATACCCATCATTCAGAACCAGATGGATGCCCTTCTTGATTTCAAC GTCAACGCCAACGAGCTTACAAATGGGGTCATCAATGCAGCCTTCATGCTCCTGTTCAAAGACGCCATTCGACTGTTTGCAGCCTATAATGAAGGAATCATCAACTTGCTTG AGAAGTACTTTGACATGAAGAAAACTCAGTGTAAAGACGGCCTGGACATCTATAAGAAATTCCTCACTCGAATGACAAGAATCTCAGAATTCCTCAAAGTGGCAGAG CAAGTGGGGATTGATCGAGGCGACATCCCAGACCTGTCACAG TTTACGGTTTGT GCCCCAAGTAGTCTACTGGATGCTTTGGAGCAGCACTTGGCTTCCTTAGAAGGGAAAAAGGTTAAAGACTCTACAGCAGCCAGCAG AGCCAGCACCTTGTCCAACGCCGTGTCCTCACTGGCCAGCACGGGCATATCCTTCACCAAAGTGGACGAAAGGGAAAAGCAGGCTGccctggaggaggagcaggcGCGCCTAAAAGCTCTCAAG GAACAGCGGCTTAAGGAACTCTCTAAGAAGCCTCCTTCCTCTGCCACTACGGCTGCGTCGCCCGTGTCTACAGCAGGAGGCAGCATCAGCACTGCCCCCGCCATCGACCTCTTCTCCACCCCCAGCTCCAACAG CACTTTGAAGATACAGAATGACCTCCTGGACCTGCAGCCAACGTTGCAGCCAGCGTTTCAGCCAACGCTACCACTCTCCACTACGTGGGGAG ATCCGTTTTCTTCTTCAGAAGCTGTTGATGACTCCATTCCAAACTTAAACCCTTTCCTTACCAAAGCTGTTGTTGATGCTGCTCATCTGCCTGTTGTCTCTTCAGATGCTGTTAGTTTTTCTTCTAGGACACCCAGTCATGAAATGTTTGGTG ATCATTACAATCCCTTTATTGATTCAAGCTCCTCTGTTGCCCCCAATCATGAACACACAGGTCGGATAGAGCAGTTTGTCACAG ACTCCTTCTGTGGTCCAGCACCTTACCCTAACACCCTTCTCTTCCACTCTGAGCCCTCTACTGTAGCTGGCCTATTCGGAG GGTTCTCGGCATCTCCAGCTCCTCAACCACAGACCTCAAGAGGCCTTAACGTTGACTTTGACTCTGTGTTTGGCAATAAGTCGACCTCTGCTAACAGCTCCGACTCTGCTG ATGATGTTTTAGGTGGCATCCTGAAACCCACAGTAGCCTCTCCTAACCAGGGCCAGCCCCCCAGCACTGTGCTCTCTGGGAAACTGGTGTCCGATGACCTGGACTCCTCCTTGGCGAATCTTGTGGGCA ACCTGGGAATCGGCAATGGCACAACAAAAAA TGACATTCACTGGAGCCAGCCTGGTGAGAAAAAGCTGACCGGTGGGAGCAATTGGCAACCAAAGACGGCCCCAACGACCACATGGAACCCTGCCACCATG GCACCATCTGTCATGGCCTTCCCTGCGACAACACCTACGGGAATGATGGCATATGGAATG CCTCCTCAGATGGGCTCTGTGGCCATGATGACTCAGCCCACCATGATGTACACACAGCCAGTGATGAGGCCAGCTAACCCCTTTGGCCCAGTTTCAGGCGCACAG ATGCAGTTCATGTGA
- the picalma gene encoding phosphatidylinositol binding clathrin assembly protein a isoform X9 produces the protein MSGQSITDRITAAQHSVTGSAVSKTVCKATTHEIMGPKKKHLDYLIQCTNEMNVNIPQLADTLFERTTNTSWVVVFKSLITTHHLMVYGNERFIQYLASRNTLFNLSNFLDKSGLQGYDMSTFIRRYSRYLNEKAVSYRQVAFDFTKVKRGTDGVMRTMNTEKLLKTIPIIQNQMDALLDFNVNANELTNGVINAAFMLLFKDAIRLFAAYNEGIINLLEKYFDMKKTQCKDGLDIYKKFLTRMTRISEFLKVAEQVGIDRGDIPDLSQFTVCAPSSLLDALEQHLASLEGKKVKDSTAASRASTLSNAVSSLASTGISFTKVDEREKQAALEEEQARLKALKEQRLKELSKKPPSSATTAASPVSTAGGSISTAPAIDLFSTPSSNSTLKIQNDLLDLQPTLQPAFQPTLPLSTTWGDSFCGPAPYPNTLLFHSEPSTVAGLFGGFSASPAPQPQTSRGLNVDFDSVFGNKSTSANSSDSADDVLGGILKPTVASPNQGQPPSTVLSGKLVSDDLDSSLANLVGNLGIGNGTTKNDIHWSQPGEKKLTGGSNWQPKTAPTTTWNPATMAPSVMAFPATTPTGMMAYGMPPQMGSVAMMTQPTMMYTQPVMRPANPFGPVSGAQPSAASSPSSQSPLRAPGQDPFAQLSLKDFL, from the exons ATGTCTGGACAAAGCATCACGGACCGGATAACGGCAGCCCAGCACAGCGTTACCGGCTCCGCAGTCTCCAAGACGGTGTGCAAAGCCACCACGCACGAAATCATGGGGCCGAAGAAGAAACACTTGGACT ACCTGATCCAGTGCACCAATGAGATGAACGTCAACATCCCGCAGCTGGCTGACACGCTGTTTGAGAGGACCACCAACACCAGCTGGGTGGTGGTCTTCAAATCCCTCATTACTACACACCACCTAATGGTCTATGGAAACGAG CGTTTTATACAGTATTTGGCCTCCAGAAACACATTATTCAACCTCAGTAATTTCTTGGACAAAAGTGGTCTTCAAG GATACGACATGTCGACCTTCATTAGGAGGTATAGCCGCTACCTCAATGAAAAGGCGGTGTCATACAGACAAGTGGCTTTTGACTTcacaaaagtaaaaagagg GACTGATGGGGTGATGAGAACGATGAACACTGAGAAGCTCCTGAAAACCATACCCATCATTCAGAACCAGATGGATGCCCTTCTTGATTTCAAC GTCAACGCCAACGAGCTTACAAATGGGGTCATCAATGCAGCCTTCATGCTCCTGTTCAAAGACGCCATTCGACTGTTTGCAGCCTATAATGAAGGAATCATCAACTTGCTTG AGAAGTACTTTGACATGAAGAAAACTCAGTGTAAAGACGGCCTGGACATCTATAAGAAATTCCTCACTCGAATGACAAGAATCTCAGAATTCCTCAAAGTGGCAGAG CAAGTGGGGATTGATCGAGGCGACATCCCAGACCTGTCACAG TTTACGGTTTGT GCCCCAAGTAGTCTACTGGATGCTTTGGAGCAGCACTTGGCTTCCTTAGAAGGGAAAAAGGTTAAAGACTCTACAGCAGCCAGCAG AGCCAGCACCTTGTCCAACGCCGTGTCCTCACTGGCCAGCACGGGCATATCCTTCACCAAAGTGGACGAAAGGGAAAAGCAGGCTGccctggaggaggagcaggcGCGCCTAAAAGCTCTCAAG GAACAGCGGCTTAAGGAACTCTCTAAGAAGCCTCCTTCCTCTGCCACTACGGCTGCGTCGCCCGTGTCTACAGCAGGAGGCAGCATCAGCACTGCCCCCGCCATCGACCTCTTCTCCACCCCCAGCTCCAACAG CACTTTGAAGATACAGAATGACCTCCTGGACCTGCAGCCAACGTTGCAGCCAGCGTTTCAGCCAACGCTACCACTCTCCACTACGTGGGGAG ACTCCTTCTGTGGTCCAGCACCTTACCCTAACACCCTTCTCTTCCACTCTGAGCCCTCTACTGTAGCTGGCCTATTCGGAG GGTTCTCGGCATCTCCAGCTCCTCAACCACAGACCTCAAGAGGCCTTAACGTTGACTTTGACTCTGTGTTTGGCAATAAGTCGACCTCTGCTAACAGCTCCGACTCTGCTG ATGATGTTTTAGGTGGCATCCTGAAACCCACAGTAGCCTCTCCTAACCAGGGCCAGCCCCCCAGCACTGTGCTCTCTGGGAAACTGGTGTCCGATGACCTGGACTCCTCCTTGGCGAATCTTGTGGGCA ACCTGGGAATCGGCAATGGCACAACAAAAAA TGACATTCACTGGAGCCAGCCTGGTGAGAAAAAGCTGACCGGTGGGAGCAATTGGCAACCAAAGACGGCCCCAACGACCACATGGAACCCTGCCACCATG GCACCATCTGTCATGGCCTTCCCTGCGACAACACCTACGGGAATGATGGCATATGGAATG CCTCCTCAGATGGGCTCTGTGGCCATGATGACTCAGCCCACCATGATGTACACACAGCCAGTGATGAGGCCAGCTAACCCCTTTGGCCCAGTTTCAGGCGCACAG CCCTCTGCAGCATCTAGTCCTTCCAGTCAGAGTCCTCTCAGAGCTCCAGGACAGGACCCATTTGCACAGCTCTCTCTCAAGGATTTCTTGTAG
- the picalma gene encoding phosphatidylinositol binding clathrin assembly protein a isoform X2 translates to MSGQSITDRITAAQHSVTGSAVSKTVCKATTHEIMGPKKKHLDYLIQCTNEMNVNIPQLADTLFERTTNTSWVVVFKSLITTHHLMVYGNERFIQYLASRNTLFNLSNFLDKSGLQGYDMSTFIRRYSRYLNEKAVSYRQVAFDFTKVKRGTDGVMRTMNTEKLLKTIPIIQNQMDALLDFNVNANELTNGVINAAFMLLFKDAIRLFAAYNEGIINLLEKYFDMKKTQCKDGLDIYKKFLTRMTRISEFLKVAEQVGIDRGDIPDLSQFTVCAPSSLLDALEQHLASLEGKKVKDSTAASRASTLSNAVSSLASTGISFTKVDEREKQAALEEEQARLKALKRLKELSKKPPSSATTAASPVSTAGGSISTAPAIDLFSTPSSNSTLKIQNDLLDLQPTLQPAFQPTLPLSTTWGDPFSSSEAVDDSIPNLNPFLTKAVVDAAHLPVVSSDAVSFSSRTPSHEMFGDHYNPFIDSSSSVAPNHEHTGRIEQFVTDSFCGPAPYPNTLLFHSEPSTVAGLFGGFSASPAPQPQTSRGLNVDFDSVFGNKSTSANSSDSADDVLGGILKPTVASPNQGQPPSTVLSGKLVSDDLDSSLANLVGNLGIGNGTTKNDIHWSQPGEKKLTGGSNWQPKTAPTTTWNPATMAPSVMAFPATTPTGMMAYGMPPQMGSVAMMTQPTMMYTQPVMRPANPFGPVSGAQPSAASSPSSQSPLRAPGQDPFAQLSLKDFL, encoded by the exons ATGTCTGGACAAAGCATCACGGACCGGATAACGGCAGCCCAGCACAGCGTTACCGGCTCCGCAGTCTCCAAGACGGTGTGCAAAGCCACCACGCACGAAATCATGGGGCCGAAGAAGAAACACTTGGACT ACCTGATCCAGTGCACCAATGAGATGAACGTCAACATCCCGCAGCTGGCTGACACGCTGTTTGAGAGGACCACCAACACCAGCTGGGTGGTGGTCTTCAAATCCCTCATTACTACACACCACCTAATGGTCTATGGAAACGAG CGTTTTATACAGTATTTGGCCTCCAGAAACACATTATTCAACCTCAGTAATTTCTTGGACAAAAGTGGTCTTCAAG GATACGACATGTCGACCTTCATTAGGAGGTATAGCCGCTACCTCAATGAAAAGGCGGTGTCATACAGACAAGTGGCTTTTGACTTcacaaaagtaaaaagagg GACTGATGGGGTGATGAGAACGATGAACACTGAGAAGCTCCTGAAAACCATACCCATCATTCAGAACCAGATGGATGCCCTTCTTGATTTCAAC GTCAACGCCAACGAGCTTACAAATGGGGTCATCAATGCAGCCTTCATGCTCCTGTTCAAAGACGCCATTCGACTGTTTGCAGCCTATAATGAAGGAATCATCAACTTGCTTG AGAAGTACTTTGACATGAAGAAAACTCAGTGTAAAGACGGCCTGGACATCTATAAGAAATTCCTCACTCGAATGACAAGAATCTCAGAATTCCTCAAAGTGGCAGAG CAAGTGGGGATTGATCGAGGCGACATCCCAGACCTGTCACAG TTTACGGTTTGT GCCCCAAGTAGTCTACTGGATGCTTTGGAGCAGCACTTGGCTTCCTTAGAAGGGAAAAAGGTTAAAGACTCTACAGCAGCCAGCAG AGCCAGCACCTTGTCCAACGCCGTGTCCTCACTGGCCAGCACGGGCATATCCTTCACCAAAGTGGACGAAAGGGAAAAGCAGGCTGccctggaggaggagcaggcGCGCCTAAAAGCTCTCAAG CGGCTTAAGGAACTCTCTAAGAAGCCTCCTTCCTCTGCCACTACGGCTGCGTCGCCCGTGTCTACAGCAGGAGGCAGCATCAGCACTGCCCCCGCCATCGACCTCTTCTCCACCCCCAGCTCCAACAG CACTTTGAAGATACAGAATGACCTCCTGGACCTGCAGCCAACGTTGCAGCCAGCGTTTCAGCCAACGCTACCACTCTCCACTACGTGGGGAG ATCCGTTTTCTTCTTCAGAAGCTGTTGATGACTCCATTCCAAACTTAAACCCTTTCCTTACCAAAGCTGTTGTTGATGCTGCTCATCTGCCTGTTGTCTCTTCAGATGCTGTTAGTTTTTCTTCTAGGACACCCAGTCATGAAATGTTTGGTG ATCATTACAATCCCTTTATTGATTCAAGCTCCTCTGTTGCCCCCAATCATGAACACACAGGTCGGATAGAGCAGTTTGTCACAG ACTCCTTCTGTGGTCCAGCACCTTACCCTAACACCCTTCTCTTCCACTCTGAGCCCTCTACTGTAGCTGGCCTATTCGGAG GGTTCTCGGCATCTCCAGCTCCTCAACCACAGACCTCAAGAGGCCTTAACGTTGACTTTGACTCTGTGTTTGGCAATAAGTCGACCTCTGCTAACAGCTCCGACTCTGCTG ATGATGTTTTAGGTGGCATCCTGAAACCCACAGTAGCCTCTCCTAACCAGGGCCAGCCCCCCAGCACTGTGCTCTCTGGGAAACTGGTGTCCGATGACCTGGACTCCTCCTTGGCGAATCTTGTGGGCA ACCTGGGAATCGGCAATGGCACAACAAAAAA TGACATTCACTGGAGCCAGCCTGGTGAGAAAAAGCTGACCGGTGGGAGCAATTGGCAACCAAAGACGGCCCCAACGACCACATGGAACCCTGCCACCATG GCACCATCTGTCATGGCCTTCCCTGCGACAACACCTACGGGAATGATGGCATATGGAATG CCTCCTCAGATGGGCTCTGTGGCCATGATGACTCAGCCCACCATGATGTACACACAGCCAGTGATGAGGCCAGCTAACCCCTTTGGCCCAGTTTCAGGCGCACAG CCCTCTGCAGCATCTAGTCCTTCCAGTCAGAGTCCTCTCAGAGCTCCAGGACAGGACCCATTTGCACAGCTCTCTCTCAAGGATTTCTTGTAG
- the picalma gene encoding phosphatidylinositol binding clathrin assembly protein a isoform X5: MSGQSITDRITAAQHSVTGSAVSKTVCKATTHEIMGPKKKHLDYLIQCTNEMNVNIPQLADTLFERTTNTSWVVVFKSLITTHHLMVYGNERFIQYLASRNTLFNLSNFLDKSGLQGYDMSTFIRRYSRYLNEKAVSYRQVAFDFTKVKRGTDGVMRTMNTEKLLKTIPIIQNQMDALLDFNVNANELTNGVINAAFMLLFKDAIRLFAAYNEGIINLLEKYFDMKKTQCKDGLDIYKKFLTRMTRISEFLKVAEQVGIDRGDIPDLSQAPSSLLDALEQHLASLEGKKVKDSTAASRASTLSNAVSSLASTGISFTKVDEREKQAALEEEQARLKALKRLKELSKKPPSSATTAASPVSTAGGSISTAPAIDLFSTPSSNSTLKIQNDLLDLQPTLQPAFQPTLPLSTTWGDPFSSSEAVDDSIPNLNPFLTKAVVDAAHLPVVSSDAVSFSSRTPSHEMFGDHYNPFIDSSSSVAPNHEHTGRIEQFVTDSFCGPAPYPNTLLFHSEPSTVAGLFGGFSASPAPQPQTSRGLNVDFDSVFGNKSTSANSSDSADDVLGGILKPTVASPNQGQPPSTVLSGKLVSDDLDSSLANLVGNLGIGNGTTKNDIHWSQPGEKKLTGGSNWQPKTAPTTTWNPATMAPSVMAFPATTPTGMMAYGMPPQMGSVAMMTQPTMMYTQPVMRPANPFGPVSGAQPSAASSPSSQSPLRAPGQDPFAQLSLKDFL; encoded by the exons ATGTCTGGACAAAGCATCACGGACCGGATAACGGCAGCCCAGCACAGCGTTACCGGCTCCGCAGTCTCCAAGACGGTGTGCAAAGCCACCACGCACGAAATCATGGGGCCGAAGAAGAAACACTTGGACT ACCTGATCCAGTGCACCAATGAGATGAACGTCAACATCCCGCAGCTGGCTGACACGCTGTTTGAGAGGACCACCAACACCAGCTGGGTGGTGGTCTTCAAATCCCTCATTACTACACACCACCTAATGGTCTATGGAAACGAG CGTTTTATACAGTATTTGGCCTCCAGAAACACATTATTCAACCTCAGTAATTTCTTGGACAAAAGTGGTCTTCAAG GATACGACATGTCGACCTTCATTAGGAGGTATAGCCGCTACCTCAATGAAAAGGCGGTGTCATACAGACAAGTGGCTTTTGACTTcacaaaagtaaaaagagg GACTGATGGGGTGATGAGAACGATGAACACTGAGAAGCTCCTGAAAACCATACCCATCATTCAGAACCAGATGGATGCCCTTCTTGATTTCAAC GTCAACGCCAACGAGCTTACAAATGGGGTCATCAATGCAGCCTTCATGCTCCTGTTCAAAGACGCCATTCGACTGTTTGCAGCCTATAATGAAGGAATCATCAACTTGCTTG AGAAGTACTTTGACATGAAGAAAACTCAGTGTAAAGACGGCCTGGACATCTATAAGAAATTCCTCACTCGAATGACAAGAATCTCAGAATTCCTCAAAGTGGCAGAG CAAGTGGGGATTGATCGAGGCGACATCCCAGACCTGTCACAG GCCCCAAGTAGTCTACTGGATGCTTTGGAGCAGCACTTGGCTTCCTTAGAAGGGAAAAAGGTTAAAGACTCTACAGCAGCCAGCAG AGCCAGCACCTTGTCCAACGCCGTGTCCTCACTGGCCAGCACGGGCATATCCTTCACCAAAGTGGACGAAAGGGAAAAGCAGGCTGccctggaggaggagcaggcGCGCCTAAAAGCTCTCAAG CGGCTTAAGGAACTCTCTAAGAAGCCTCCTTCCTCTGCCACTACGGCTGCGTCGCCCGTGTCTACAGCAGGAGGCAGCATCAGCACTGCCCCCGCCATCGACCTCTTCTCCACCCCCAGCTCCAACAG CACTTTGAAGATACAGAATGACCTCCTGGACCTGCAGCCAACGTTGCAGCCAGCGTTTCAGCCAACGCTACCACTCTCCACTACGTGGGGAG ATCCGTTTTCTTCTTCAGAAGCTGTTGATGACTCCATTCCAAACTTAAACCCTTTCCTTACCAAAGCTGTTGTTGATGCTGCTCATCTGCCTGTTGTCTCTTCAGATGCTGTTAGTTTTTCTTCTAGGACACCCAGTCATGAAATGTTTGGTG ATCATTACAATCCCTTTATTGATTCAAGCTCCTCTGTTGCCCCCAATCATGAACACACAGGTCGGATAGAGCAGTTTGTCACAG ACTCCTTCTGTGGTCCAGCACCTTACCCTAACACCCTTCTCTTCCACTCTGAGCCCTCTACTGTAGCTGGCCTATTCGGAG GGTTCTCGGCATCTCCAGCTCCTCAACCACAGACCTCAAGAGGCCTTAACGTTGACTTTGACTCTGTGTTTGGCAATAAGTCGACCTCTGCTAACAGCTCCGACTCTGCTG ATGATGTTTTAGGTGGCATCCTGAAACCCACAGTAGCCTCTCCTAACCAGGGCCAGCCCCCCAGCACTGTGCTCTCTGGGAAACTGGTGTCCGATGACCTGGACTCCTCCTTGGCGAATCTTGTGGGCA ACCTGGGAATCGGCAATGGCACAACAAAAAA TGACATTCACTGGAGCCAGCCTGGTGAGAAAAAGCTGACCGGTGGGAGCAATTGGCAACCAAAGACGGCCCCAACGACCACATGGAACCCTGCCACCATG GCACCATCTGTCATGGCCTTCCCTGCGACAACACCTACGGGAATGATGGCATATGGAATG CCTCCTCAGATGGGCTCTGTGGCCATGATGACTCAGCCCACCATGATGTACACACAGCCAGTGATGAGGCCAGCTAACCCCTTTGGCCCAGTTTCAGGCGCACAG CCCTCTGCAGCATCTAGTCCTTCCAGTCAGAGTCCTCTCAGAGCTCCAGGACAGGACCCATTTGCACAGCTCTCTCTCAAGGATTTCTTGTAG
- the picalma gene encoding phosphatidylinositol binding clathrin assembly protein a isoform X10 has translation MSGQSITDRITAAQHSVTGSAVSKTVCKATTHEIMGPKKKHLDYLIQCTNEMNVNIPQLADTLFERTTNTSWVVVFKSLITTHHLMVYGNERFIQYLASRNTLFNLSNFLDKSGLQGYDMSTFIRRYSRYLNEKAVSYRQVAFDFTKVKRGTDGVMRTMNTEKLLKTIPIIQNQMDALLDFNVNANELTNGVINAAFMLLFKDAIRLFAAYNEGIINLLEKYFDMKKTQCKDGLDIYKKFLTRMTRISEFLKVAEQVGIDRGDIPDLSQFTVCAPSSLLDALEQHLASLEGKKVKDSTAASRASTLSNAVSSLASTGISFTKVDEREKQAALEEEQARLKALKEQRLKELSKKPPSSATTAASPVSTAGGSISTAPAIDLFSTPSSNSTLKIQNDLLDLQPTLQPAFQPTLPLSTTWGDSFCGPAPYPNTLLFHSEPSTVAGLFGGFSASPAPQPQTSRGLNVDFDSVFGNKSTSANSSDSAGGILKPTVASPNQGQPPSTVLSGKLVSDDLDSSLANLVGNLGIGNGTTKNDIHWSQPGEKKLTGGSNWQPKTAPTTTWNPATMAPSVMAFPATTPTGMMAYGMPPQMGSVAMMTQPTMMYTQPVMRPANPFGPVSGAQPSAASSPSSQSPLRAPGQDPFAQLSLKDFL, from the exons ATGTCTGGACAAAGCATCACGGACCGGATAACGGCAGCCCAGCACAGCGTTACCGGCTCCGCAGTCTCCAAGACGGTGTGCAAAGCCACCACGCACGAAATCATGGGGCCGAAGAAGAAACACTTGGACT ACCTGATCCAGTGCACCAATGAGATGAACGTCAACATCCCGCAGCTGGCTGACACGCTGTTTGAGAGGACCACCAACACCAGCTGGGTGGTGGTCTTCAAATCCCTCATTACTACACACCACCTAATGGTCTATGGAAACGAG CGTTTTATACAGTATTTGGCCTCCAGAAACACATTATTCAACCTCAGTAATTTCTTGGACAAAAGTGGTCTTCAAG GATACGACATGTCGACCTTCATTAGGAGGTATAGCCGCTACCTCAATGAAAAGGCGGTGTCATACAGACAAGTGGCTTTTGACTTcacaaaagtaaaaagagg GACTGATGGGGTGATGAGAACGATGAACACTGAGAAGCTCCTGAAAACCATACCCATCATTCAGAACCAGATGGATGCCCTTCTTGATTTCAAC GTCAACGCCAACGAGCTTACAAATGGGGTCATCAATGCAGCCTTCATGCTCCTGTTCAAAGACGCCATTCGACTGTTTGCAGCCTATAATGAAGGAATCATCAACTTGCTTG AGAAGTACTTTGACATGAAGAAAACTCAGTGTAAAGACGGCCTGGACATCTATAAGAAATTCCTCACTCGAATGACAAGAATCTCAGAATTCCTCAAAGTGGCAGAG CAAGTGGGGATTGATCGAGGCGACATCCCAGACCTGTCACAG TTTACGGTTTGT GCCCCAAGTAGTCTACTGGATGCTTTGGAGCAGCACTTGGCTTCCTTAGAAGGGAAAAAGGTTAAAGACTCTACAGCAGCCAGCAG AGCCAGCACCTTGTCCAACGCCGTGTCCTCACTGGCCAGCACGGGCATATCCTTCACCAAAGTGGACGAAAGGGAAAAGCAGGCTGccctggaggaggagcaggcGCGCCTAAAAGCTCTCAAG GAACAGCGGCTTAAGGAACTCTCTAAGAAGCCTCCTTCCTCTGCCACTACGGCTGCGTCGCCCGTGTCTACAGCAGGAGGCAGCATCAGCACTGCCCCCGCCATCGACCTCTTCTCCACCCCCAGCTCCAACAG CACTTTGAAGATACAGAATGACCTCCTGGACCTGCAGCCAACGTTGCAGCCAGCGTTTCAGCCAACGCTACCACTCTCCACTACGTGGGGAG ACTCCTTCTGTGGTCCAGCACCTTACCCTAACACCCTTCTCTTCCACTCTGAGCCCTCTACTGTAGCTGGCCTATTCGGAG GGTTCTCGGCATCTCCAGCTCCTCAACCACAGACCTCAAGAGGCCTTAACGTTGACTTTGACTCTGTGTTTGGCAATAAGTCGACCTCTGCTAACAGCTCCGACTCTGCTG GTGGCATCCTGAAACCCACAGTAGCCTCTCCTAACCAGGGCCAGCCCCCCAGCACTGTGCTCTCTGGGAAACTGGTGTCCGATGACCTGGACTCCTCCTTGGCGAATCTTGTGGGCA ACCTGGGAATCGGCAATGGCACAACAAAAAA TGACATTCACTGGAGCCAGCCTGGTGAGAAAAAGCTGACCGGTGGGAGCAATTGGCAACCAAAGACGGCCCCAACGACCACATGGAACCCTGCCACCATG GCACCATCTGTCATGGCCTTCCCTGCGACAACACCTACGGGAATGATGGCATATGGAATG CCTCCTCAGATGGGCTCTGTGGCCATGATGACTCAGCCCACCATGATGTACACACAGCCAGTGATGAGGCCAGCTAACCCCTTTGGCCCAGTTTCAGGCGCACAG CCCTCTGCAGCATCTAGTCCTTCCAGTCAGAGTCCTCTCAGAGCTCCAGGACAGGACCCATTTGCACAGCTCTCTCTCAAGGATTTCTTGTAG